From Candidatus Saganbacteria bacterium, one genomic window encodes:
- a CDS encoding dihydroorotate dehydrogenase electron transfer subunit yields the protein MIQEDAIILDHKQVAPLFFKLTLQSKYISSHAVPGQFVEVKVSEETNPLLRRPFSIHRIDPAKQIIDILYEIKGIGTKALKELKIGQVLNILGPLGNGFTINKEKKIAILGGGGMGVAPLLALADALRAVPAGRQVSYPALRTIVFIGARNAELVTCENDFKKLDAEVFITTDDGSSGRKGFVSDSLLDILAKELTASSLHQTAIYSCGPFPMLRSIAQIAHEKQIDCQVSMEAFMACGIGVCYGCAIETQNGYKMVCKDGPIFNTKDIKWN from the coding sequence ATGATCCAAGAAGACGCCATAATTCTAGACCACAAGCAAGTTGCCCCGCTATTCTTTAAATTAACCCTACAATCAAAATATATTTCGTCACACGCAGTTCCCGGCCAATTTGTTGAAGTAAAAGTATCAGAAGAAACAAATCCTCTGCTTAGAAGGCCATTCTCAATTCATCGCATTGACCCCGCAAAGCAGATAATAGATATCTTGTATGAAATAAAGGGCATCGGCACAAAAGCGCTCAAAGAATTAAAGATCGGGCAAGTATTGAATATATTAGGGCCTTTGGGGAATGGGTTTACTATAAATAAAGAAAAAAAGATAGCGATCCTCGGCGGCGGCGGGATGGGCGTCGCTCCCCTACTTGCTCTTGCAGACGCGTTACGCGCCGTGCCTGCCGGCAGGCAGGTCTCGTATCCCGCATTACGCACGATCGTATTCATCGGCGCCCGCAACGCGGAATTAGTAACTTGCGAGAACGATTTCAAAAAGCTTGATGCAGAAGTTTTTATTACAACAGATGATGGCTCTTCGGGGCGCAAAGGATTTGTTTCCGATTCCCTATTAGATATTCTTGCAAAAGAGCTAACAGCTTCCAGCTTACACCAAACGGCTATTTATTCTTGTGGACCGTTCCCAATGCTCAGATCGATCGCACAAATAGCTCACGAGAAACAAATAGACTGCCAAGTATCAATGGAGGCTTTTATGGCGTGCGGTATCGGCGTATGTTATGGATGCGCGATAGAAACCCAAAATGGGTATAAAATGGTATGCAAAGACGGACCCATATTTAACACAAAGGATATAAAATGGAATTAG
- a CDS encoding dihydroorotate dehydrogenase — MELAGIKLNNPVMVASGTFGNGKEYADLIDIEKLGAIITKSISLNPREGNPPPRICETPSGMLNSIGLQNDGLKVFIDEHLKFLSKYKVPVIVNIAGETDQECVELAKALSKEPTVKGLELNISCPNVKQGGMQFGCSPTGTEEIVKAVRKATDLPLIVKLSPNVTDIVQIAEAAVSAGADALSLINTLLGMAVDVKERKFKIARKVGGLSGPAIRPVAVRMVYQVASAVKVPVIGIGGILTLDDALEFFMVGASAVQVGTGNFVDSKTALNIIEGLKSYDLNDIKGCLL; from the coding sequence ATGGAATTAGCGGGAATTAAACTTAATAATCCGGTAATGGTCGCGTCAGGAACTTTTGGGAACGGAAAAGAATATGCCGACCTCATAGACATAGAAAAGCTTGGTGCAATTATAACCAAGTCGATAAGCCTGAACCCAAGAGAAGGCAATCCCCCTCCCCGCATTTGTGAAACACCGTCGGGAATGCTCAATTCGATCGGGCTTCAAAACGACGGGCTTAAAGTATTTATCGATGAACATTTAAAATTCCTTTCAAAATATAAAGTTCCGGTCATTGTAAACATAGCAGGCGAAACAGATCAAGAATGTGTTGAACTAGCAAAAGCCCTTTCAAAAGAACCGACAGTCAAAGGCTTGGAACTAAATATTTCATGCCCCAATGTCAAACAAGGCGGTATGCAATTCGGATGTTCGCCAACTGGGACCGAAGAGATAGTTAAAGCCGTGCGTAAGGCAACGGATCTGCCGCTAATAGTAAAATTATCGCCAAATGTAACAGATATCGTTCAGATAGCAGAAGCGGCAGTATCTGCAGGAGCTGACGCCCTATCGCTAATAAATACACTTCTCGGAATGGCAGTAGATGTAAAGGAAAGAAAATTTAAGATCGCAAGGAAAGTTGGAGGGTTATCAGGCCCTGCAATCCGCCCGGTCGCCGTCAGAATGGTTTATCAGGTTGCATCAGCGGTCAAAGTCCCCGTGATCGGAATTGGCGGTATATTAACATTAGATGATGCTTTAGAATTCTTCATGGTCGGAGCTTCGGCAGTTCAGGTTGGAACAGGGAACTTTGTAGATAGTAAAACAGCCCTTAATATCATCGAAGGCTTAAAATCTTATGACCTCAACGACATCAAGGGCTGCCTGCTTTAA